The following are encoded together in the Blautia obeum ATCC 29174 genome:
- a CDS encoding transporter substrate-binding domain-containing protein → MKKYKLVQNIRNFKFCYFIFCTIICFIVLSVPTFAKENSDNVIRVGSFEETYNTVNEKGERSGYGYEYLQDIAGYAGWTYKYITSDWKNCFTQLENGEIDILGGISYTDERAENMLFSDMPMGEEKYYIYTDASNMDLTAGNLDSFEGKNIGVFKDNITEDVLNEWELKYSLHMQHVNVSNTAEVMDKLSKHEIDCFVSVEESRWEESDISPLTSIGETEIYFVINPERPDIKEALDSAMRRIKDDNPFYTDDLYRRYLSAQSSSFLSKEESEWIGQHGAIRIGYLNQDGGISSVDPSTGKLTGVITDYVDLAENCLQGQTLEFELNGYNTRSELLQALQDGKIDLIFHANQNPYFAETNGFALSDTLLTLNMAAITAKDSFDENKENTVAVEKDDFTLKAYLSYNYPQWKVVEYETSDAAVKAMQKGETDCIVSNSGTVSDYLKNNKLHSVFLTKEADVPFAIQQGEPVLLSILNKTLTSMPTTQFSGAVVSYNASSRKVTAKEFIQDNLLTVSLIAGIFFSLFCV, encoded by the coding sequence ATGAAAAAGTACAAATTAGTACAGAATATAAGAAATTTCAAATTTTGTTACTTTATATTTTGCACAATTATATGTTTTATTGTTTTATCCGTTCCTACATTTGCCAAAGAAAACTCTGACAATGTTATCCGGGTAGGCTCTTTTGAAGAAACTTATAATACCGTCAATGAAAAGGGAGAAAGAAGCGGCTATGGTTATGAGTATCTTCAAGATATTGCAGGTTATGCAGGATGGACATATAAATACATAACAAGTGATTGGAAAAACTGCTTTACACAGTTGGAAAATGGAGAGATTGATATTCTTGGTGGCATTTCCTATACAGACGAACGTGCTGAAAATATGCTTTTTTCCGATATGCCTATGGGGGAAGAGAAATATTACATCTATACGGATGCATCCAATATGGATCTTACAGCAGGAAATCTGGATTCTTTTGAGGGAAAAAATATTGGTGTGTTTAAAGATAATATAACGGAGGATGTGCTTAACGAATGGGAGTTAAAGTATAGTCTGCATATGCAGCATGTCAATGTTTCTAATACCGCAGAAGTTATGGACAAACTGTCGAAACATGAAATTGACTGCTTTGTTTCGGTAGAAGAATCCCGTTGGGAAGAATCGGATATTTCACCGCTTACAAGTATTGGAGAGACAGAAATCTATTTCGTTATAAATCCAGAACGTCCGGATATCAAAGAAGCACTGGATAGTGCTATGCGCAGAATCAAGGATGACAACCCATTTTACACAGATGATCTCTACAGGCGTTATCTTTCTGCACAGAGCAGCTCGTTTCTTTCAAAAGAAGAAAGTGAGTGGATCGGGCAGCATGGTGCAATCCGGATAGGGTATCTGAATCAGGATGGAGGTATCAGCAGTGTAGATCCATCAACAGGTAAACTGACAGGTGTTATTACAGATTATGTGGATCTTGCAGAAAATTGTCTGCAAGGTCAGACTCTGGAATTTGAATTAAATGGATATAATACAAGAAGTGAACTGCTTCAGGCATTGCAGGATGGAAAAATAGACCTGATTTTTCATGCAAACCAGAATCCATACTTTGCAGAAACAAATGGATTTGCTTTGTCGGATACGCTATTGACTCTCAATATGGCAGCAATTACGGCAAAGGATTCTTTTGATGAAAATAAAGAGAATACAGTTGCCGTTGAAAAAGATGATTTTACATTGAAAGCATATCTTTCATACAATTATCCGCAATGGAAGGTTGTGGAATATGAAACATCAGATGCAGCAGTAAAAGCAATGCAGAAAGGGGAGACGGATTGTATTGTAAGCAATTCAGGTACTGTTTCAGACTATTTGAAAAATAATAAGCTTCATAGTGTTTTCCTGACAAAAGAAGCTGATGTTCCATTTGCTATTCAGCAGGGAGAACCGGTTCTTTTGTCCATTCTGAATAAAACACTGACATCTATGCCTACAACTCAATTTTCAGGTGCAGTAGTTTCGTATAATGCTTCCTCACGAAAAGTTACAGCGAAGGAGTTTATTCAGGATAATTTACTGACAGTTTCACTTATCGCTGGAATTTTTTTTTCGTTGTTCTGTGTATAA
- a CDS encoding hybrid sensor histidine kinase/response regulator gives MMKNNYIKQKRKDQNPVNHWKIFEGRLVLLLAMVILAVVAYTFILQQAYTQTALKTEIERDISSADAVHKLVNDRLGRKDFNEIKSKADENTELFKNMSTYMNEIRTLNSTRYIYTATRNEDGRLIYVVDGLDPSAGDVRHPGDPIEKEMVPYIEKALSGKTVYSQDIVDTTWGPIFTACYPVTADDESNEVIGAFCIEMDMQKAYGMVEKTNKLSIVLGCITACILLILCTCGYSVYKKQKENEQKQQKLLQEAARLADSANKAKSTFLFNMSHDIRTPMNAIIGYAELGEKHLKEPTILEDYFEKILLCGKKMLHLIDNILELARIENNQATLDETITDVSKNFDLCIDMFRKPIEEKHQTLKVNKNIRYPYLYMDDARSSEITINILSNAVKYTGEGGNISCTLNQYPGEKEGWSVLELIIADNGIGMSEEFQKHIFESFSQERSSSDSGIEGSGLGMGIVKKLVDLMNGKITVQSKPGAGSTFTITLPLKIANEEERNPKHADGQLNIKKLEGKRVLLVEDNDLNAEIATELLTEEGIMIERAENGVECIDMFNKAKQNYYSLILMDIQMPIMNGYEASRRIRELKDGNKSQIPIVAMTANAFEEDKKMALASGMNDHVAKPIDMNVLLPTIMKYM, from the coding sequence ATGATGAAAAATAACTATATAAAACAAAAAAGAAAAGATCAAAATCCGGTAAATCATTGGAAAATTTTTGAGGGACGGTTGGTACTCCTTCTGGCAATGGTGATTTTGGCTGTTGTTGCATATACTTTTATTTTACAACAAGCATATACCCAAACTGCTCTGAAAACAGAAATAGAACGAGATATTTCCAGTGCAGATGCGGTTCATAAGCTGGTAAATGACAGACTGGGACGAAAAGATTTTAATGAAATAAAAAGTAAAGCTGATGAGAATACAGAACTATTCAAGAATATGTCGACATATATGAATGAAATCAGAACGCTGAATTCTACGAGATATATTTACACAGCAACCAGAAATGAAGACGGTAGATTGATTTACGTTGTAGACGGACTGGATCCATCGGCTGGTGACGTCAGACATCCAGGAGATCCGATTGAAAAGGAGATGGTTCCTTATATAGAAAAAGCACTTTCTGGAAAAACAGTATATTCTCAGGATATTGTTGATACAACATGGGGACCTATTTTTACAGCCTGTTATCCTGTGACAGCGGATGATGAATCTAATGAAGTGATAGGTGCTTTCTGCATAGAAATGGATATGCAGAAAGCGTATGGAATGGTTGAGAAGACGAATAAGTTAAGTATTGTACTGGGATGCATTACAGCGTGTATTTTGTTAATATTATGTACCTGTGGATATTCTGTATATAAGAAGCAAAAAGAAAATGAGCAGAAACAGCAAAAACTGTTGCAGGAAGCTGCAAGACTGGCCGATTCAGCTAATAAAGCAAAATCAACATTTCTGTTTAATATGTCTCATGATATTCGTACCCCTATGAATGCAATCATTGGATATGCAGAATTGGGAGAGAAACATTTAAAGGAGCCAACTATATTAGAGGATTACTTTGAAAAAATATTATTGTGCGGAAAGAAAATGCTGCATTTGATTGATAACATTCTTGAATTAGCACGAATCGAAAACAACCAAGCAACGCTGGATGAAACAATAACAGATGTTTCTAAAAACTTTGATTTATGTATTGATATGTTTAGGAAACCGATAGAAGAAAAACATCAAACACTAAAAGTCAATAAAAACATTCGATATCCATACCTGTATATGGATGATGCAAGATCATCTGAAATTACGATTAACATTCTGAGTAATGCTGTGAAATACACGGGTGAAGGCGGTAACATAAGCTGTACATTGAACCAATATCCCGGCGAAAAAGAAGGTTGGAGTGTATTAGAGCTTATCATAGCAGACAACGGAATCGGAATGTCAGAAGAATTCCAAAAACATATTTTTGAATCATTTTCACAGGAACGATCTTCGTCAGACAGCGGAATAGAAGGTAGCGGACTTGGCATGGGAATCGTGAAGAAACTGGTGGATTTAATGAATGGCAAGATCACAGTTCAGAGCAAACCGGGAGCAGGTTCTACTTTTACAATCACGCTTCCATTAAAAATAGCAAATGAGGAAGAAAGGAATCCGAAACATGCAGACGGTCAGTTGAATATCAAAAAACTGGAAGGAAAAAGGGTTCTTCTGGTAGAAGATAATGACTTGAACGCAGAAATTGCAACAGAACTTTTGACGGAAGAGGGAATCATGATAGAAAGAGCGGAGAATGGCGTTGAATGTATTGATATGTTTAACAAAGCAAAGCAAAATTACTACAGTCTGATTCTGATGGATATTCAGATGCCGATTATGAACGGATATGAAGCATCCAGGAGAATTCGAGAACTGAAAGACGGTAACAAATCGCAGATTCCAATTGTTGCAATGACAGCAAATGCGTTTGAAGAAGATAAGAAGATGGCTTTGGCAAGTGGCATGAATGATCATGTTGCAAAACCAATAGATATGAATGTATTATTGCCGACTATTATGAAATATATGTAA
- a CDS encoding response regulator, whose protein sequence is MKKSKRAEEKSKKSAEQALKLNQELEEKQQELQNALVEAQSANKAKTSFLNNMSHDIRTPINGIMGMLTILEKSGNDGERTKDCLNKINESSKLLLSLVNDVLDMAKLESDTVVFSDESINLDQVCQEITESLYFQAEEKGLHVIGEHDDYSGIYVWSNAVHLKKILMNLFTNSMKYNKVNGFIYMSMRTIERSEDHMTCEFKIKDNGIGMSEEFIKNELFTPFVQADNSPRSDYNGTGLGMPIVKQLVEKMGGIITVESKLGEGSCFTVILPFKIDTNARPEEKEDFNADISGVRILLVEDNELNAEIAEFMLTENGAKVETVKNGLEAVQHFEASEPGTYDVILMDIMMPVMDGLTATKTIRSLERQDAKTIPIIAMTANAFREDAEKCMEAGMNAHLAKPLDDEKIKQTISEELRKQNACHK, encoded by the coding sequence TTGAAAAAATCAAAACGTGCGGAAGAAAAATCCAAGAAGTCTGCTGAGCAGGCATTGAAGCTGAATCAGGAGCTTGAAGAAAAACAGCAGGAATTACAAAATGCACTTGTAGAAGCACAGAGTGCCAATAAGGCTAAGACTTCCTTTTTAAATAACATGTCTCATGACATCAGGACACCGATCAATGGCATTATGGGCATGCTTACAATTCTTGAAAAAAGCGGAAATGATGGTGAGCGGACAAAAGATTGCCTGAATAAAATAAATGAGTCTTCGAAACTGCTATTATCATTGGTAAATGATGTTTTGGATATGGCAAAGTTAGAATCGGATACCGTGGTTTTTAGTGATGAATCCATCAATCTGGATCAGGTATGTCAGGAAATCACGGAGTCACTATACTTTCAGGCAGAAGAAAAAGGACTTCATGTTATAGGAGAACATGATGATTACAGTGGTATATATGTTTGGAGCAATGCAGTTCATCTGAAAAAAATATTGATGAATCTGTTTACAAACAGTATGAAGTACAATAAGGTGAATGGTTTTATTTACATGAGTATGAGAACGATTGAAAGATCAGAAGATCACATGACATGTGAATTTAAAATAAAAGATAATGGAATTGGAATGTCAGAAGAATTTATAAAAAATGAATTGTTTACTCCATTTGTACAGGCAGATAATTCCCCACGTTCTGATTATAATGGGACAGGTCTGGGAATGCCTATTGTGAAACAACTTGTAGAAAAGATGGGCGGAATCATAACAGTTGAAAGCAAGCTTGGTGAAGGAAGCTGTTTTACTGTAATACTTCCATTTAAAATTGATACGAATGCACGGCCGGAAGAAAAAGAAGATTTCAATGCAGATATATCAGGTGTCCGGATATTATTGGTTGAAGATAATGAGCTGAATGCGGAAATAGCAGAATTTATGCTGACGGAAAATGGGGCTAAAGTAGAAACAGTGAAAAATGGGTTAGAAGCTGTTCAGCATTTTGAAGCTTCCGAACCGGGAACATACGATGTTATTTTAATGGATATCATGATGCCGGTGATGGATGGGCTTACTGCCACAAAAACAATAAGATCCCTGGAACGGCAGGATGCAAAAACAATCCCTATCATTGCTATGACTGCAAATGCATTTAGGGAAGATGCAGAAAAGTGTATGGAAGCAGGAATGAACGCACATCTTGCAAAGCCATTGGATGATGAAAAAATTAAGCAGACCATAAGCGAAGAGTTGAGAAAGCAAAATGCCTGTCATAAATGA
- the rbr gene encoding rubrerythrin yields MAANKYAGTQTEKNLQEAFAGESQARNKYTYFASVAKKEGYEQMSALFLKTADNEKEHAKMWFKELAGIGDTKENLVAAAEGENYEWTDMYDGFAKTAEEEGFPELAAKFRAVGEIEKHHEERYRALLKNIETSQVFEKSEVKVWECRNCGHIVVGTKAPEVCPVCNHPQSYFEVHEENY; encoded by the coding sequence ATGGCAGCAAACAAATATGCAGGAACACAGACAGAGAAGAATTTACAGGAGGCATTTGCAGGGGAATCACAGGCAAGAAATAAGTATACCTATTTTGCTTCTGTAGCGAAAAAGGAAGGTTACGAGCAGATGTCAGCGTTGTTTTTAAAGACTGCAGATAATGAGAAAGAACATGCAAAGATGTGGTTCAAGGAATTAGCAGGAATTGGTGATACAAAGGAAAACCTGGTGGCAGCGGCAGAAGGCGAAAATTATGAGTGGACAGATATGTATGATGGCTTTGCTAAAACAGCTGAGGAAGAAGGATTCCCTGAGCTTGCAGCAAAATTCAGGGCAGTAGGTGAGATTGAGAAGCACCATGAGGAAAGATATCGTGCACTTCTTAAGAATATTGAAACTTCACAGGTATTTGAAAAGAGCGAAGTTAAGGTATGGGAATGCCGTAACTGCGGACATATTGTGGTAGGAACTAAGGCGCCTGAAGTATGTCCGGTATGTAATCATCCACAGAGCTATTTTGAAGTACATGAAGAGAATTATTAA
- a CDS encoding flavodoxin encodes MSKNLVAFFSASGTTKKVAEMIAEEAKADLFEIEPKVPYTKADLDWMNKKSRSSVEMSDKKYRPEIMKKKMDMSSYDEILLGFPIWWYVAPTIVNTFLEAYDFSGKKIVLFATSGGSGFGNTVKELQPSAPDAVITEGSLLNRGTKQEISEWVKSL; translated from the coding sequence ATGAGTAAAAATTTAGTCGCATTTTTCAGTGCAAGCGGGACAACAAAAAAAGTAGCAGAAATGATTGCAGAGGAAGCAAAAGCGGATTTATTTGAGATTGAGCCAAAAGTTCCATATACAAAGGCTGATCTTGACTGGATGAATAAAAAATCCCGCAGCAGTGTGGAAATGAGTGATAAGAAATACAGACCGGAGATTATGAAGAAAAAGATGGATATGAGTTCTTATGACGAGATCCTTCTGGGATTCCCAATCTGGTGGTATGTAGCTCCAACAATTGTCAATACATTTTTGGAAGCCTATGATTTCAGTGGCAAAAAGATTGTGCTCTTTGCAACATCCGGTGGAAGTGGATTCGGGAATACTGTAAAGGAATTACAGCCATCTGCACCGGATGCAGTTATCACAGAAGGCAGCCTGTTAAACCGTGGAACAAAACAGGAAATCAGTGAGTGGGTAAAATCTTTATAA
- a CDS encoding Fur family transcriptional regulator, whose protein sequence is MTSRRNTIQKDLVRNTVYEMRRHVTANEVYEFIKEAYPTIGKGTVYRNLDILVEEGALRKVEVPDGPNRFDFTLKNHYHVRCIKCGEIFDVDMDQIPDLLERIHNTHGIEFVDYDISFKGICPKCREKVKEEQHG, encoded by the coding sequence ATGACAAGTAGGAGAAATACCATTCAAAAAGATCTTGTAAGAAATACCGTTTACGAAATGAGAAGACACGTTACGGCAAATGAAGTGTATGAATTTATAAAAGAAGCATATCCAACAATTGGAAAAGGAACTGTATATAGAAATCTTGATATATTGGTAGAGGAAGGTGCATTAAGAAAGGTTGAAGTTCCGGATGGACCGAACCGATTTGATTTTACATTGAAAAATCATTACCATGTAAGATGTATAAAGTGCGGTGAAATTTTTGATGTGGATATGGATCAAATACCGGATTTGCTGGAAAGAATTCATAACACTCATGGAATTGAATTTGTGGATTATGATATTTCATTTAAAGGCATTTGCCCGAAATGCAGGGAGAAGGTAAAGGAGGAACAGCATGGATAG
- a CDS encoding carboxymuconolactone decarboxylase family protein, which translates to MRKIIQTAGRNTLGEFAPEFAHFNDDVLFGENWNNQDIDVKTRSIITVVALMASGITDSSLKYHLQNAKNHGVTQKEIAAVITHVAFYAGWPKAWAVFNLAKEVWETGEGDLPYEEEAMRAHAKEMVFPIGAPNDGFAQYFSGRSFLAPISTSQVGIFNVTFEPGCRNNWHIHHAKSGGGQILVCVAGRGYYQEEGKDAVEMKPGDCINIPAEVKHWHGAAPDEWFSHLAIEVPGENGSNEWLEPVSDEEYGKLQ; encoded by the coding sequence ATGCGAAAAATAATACAGACAGCAGGAAGAAATACACTTGGTGAATTCGCACCGGAATTTGCACATTTTAATGATGATGTACTTTTCGGCGAAAACTGGAATAACCAGGACATCGACGTAAAAACAAGAAGCATTATCACAGTGGTTGCTCTGATGGCTTCCGGAATTACAGATTCTTCTTTAAAATATCATCTTCAAAATGCAAAAAATCATGGTGTAACACAAAAAGAGATTGCCGCAGTGATCACACATGTCGCATTTTATGCAGGATGGCCAAAAGCATGGGCTGTTTTCAATCTTGCAAAGGAAGTGTGGGAGACAGGCGAAGGAGATTTGCCATACGAAGAGGAAGCGATGCGTGCGCATGCAAAAGAGATGGTATTTCCAATTGGTGCACCAAACGATGGCTTTGCACAGTATTTTTCTGGCAGAAGTTTTCTTGCACCAATCTCTACATCTCAGGTTGGAATTTTCAATGTGACATTTGAACCTGGATGTAGAAATAACTGGCACATCCATCATGCAAAAAGCGGAGGTGGGCAGATTCTGGTATGTGTTGCCGGAAGAGGATACTATCAGGAAGAAGGTAAAGATGCTGTAGAAATGAAGCCAGGCGACTGCATTAATATTCCGGCAGAAGTGAAGCACTGGCATGGTGCAGCACCAGATGAATGGTTTTCTCATCTTGCAATTGAGGTTCCAGGCGAAAATGGTTCTAATGAATGGCTTGAACCGGTAAGTGATGAAGAATATGGGAAATTACAATAG
- a CDS encoding PucR family transcriptional regulator → MKLCADILYWRLKEELTGVLFHGRKNSTLILNRPEFYLDRSQSFEENSVYVCSADHLPQTPELGENVCLVCLGEHWNLNAYYERCSVILIHGSQDIFRIFNLVQEVFNQYDTWEERLWFILRHGAALSQMLDASRGIFENPMLLIGSDFRYLGVTEEEYLKKQLGLQLDTQSFDVEKMATFLSLHDMSNYVREPLLLELQGKRSLSVNIFDQEEYLGCLTVFEESRPFRSSDRALAVFFSKLLRQAIQQNPILSSTRTAVRRALRSVISGQRIDFEYRRALSMENGKHDWICMKLIPESSGSHLSGTYLSAALEERHPGSFAFEFEDAVVEFLPADQVQKESMDSLTSVLEKLGAICGVSSSFNNLYDGNHAWFQASAALQNGLSQEDNSIIFYFQDYLLPQLLNSALAGRPSWVYYTEGLKRLKKHDDSSQVSYLHTLRVYLDNNLSVTKTAAALYLHRSTLLDRLSHITAMLGSDLRDPDYCLTLGIILRAELEQRRIEKIYLK, encoded by the coding sequence ATGAAGTTATGCGCGGATATTCTTTATTGGAGGCTGAAAGAAGAACTGACAGGAGTTTTGTTTCATGGCAGGAAGAACAGTACACTGATCTTGAACCGACCGGAATTTTATCTGGATCGATCTCAGTCCTTTGAGGAAAATAGTGTCTATGTCTGTTCTGCAGATCATTTACCACAGACACCAGAGTTGGGAGAAAATGTCTGTCTGGTATGTTTGGGAGAACACTGGAATCTTAATGCCTACTATGAGCGGTGCAGCGTTATTCTTATACATGGCAGCCAGGACATTTTTCGAATATTCAATTTGGTGCAGGAGGTATTCAATCAATATGATACCTGGGAGGAAAGGCTCTGGTTCATCCTGCGCCATGGTGCAGCTTTGTCTCAAATGCTGGATGCCAGCAGAGGCATCTTTGAAAATCCAATGCTGCTTATAGGCTCGGATTTTCGCTATCTGGGAGTGACGGAGGAAGAGTACCTGAAAAAACAATTGGGATTGCAATTGGATACGCAATCTTTCGATGTTGAGAAAATGGCAACATTTCTGTCTTTGCATGATATGTCCAACTATGTTCGCGAACCTCTGTTGCTGGAATTACAGGGAAAGCGTTCTCTTTCTGTAAATATTTTCGATCAGGAAGAATACTTAGGATGTCTGACTGTTTTTGAAGAATCTCGTCCATTCAGGTCCTCTGACAGGGCATTGGCAGTTTTCTTTTCCAAACTTCTGCGACAGGCTATTCAGCAGAATCCGATTTTGTCCAGTACCCGTACCGCTGTACGACGAGCCTTGCGCAGCGTCATTTCCGGGCAGCGTATTGATTTTGAATATCGTCGTGCTTTGAGTATGGAAAATGGAAAGCATGATTGGATCTGTATGAAGCTGATTCCGGAATCCAGCGGTAGTCATCTTTCAGGAACCTATCTTTCTGCTGCTTTGGAGGAGCGACATCCAGGATCATTTGCATTTGAATTTGAGGATGCTGTTGTAGAATTTCTGCCTGCTGATCAGGTTCAAAAGGAATCAATGGATTCGCTGACTTCCGTTTTGGAAAAACTTGGAGCCATTTGTGGTGTTTCCTCCTCATTTAACAATCTCTACGATGGAAATCATGCCTGGTTTCAGGCTTCTGCGGCGTTGCAGAACGGACTTTCTCAGGAAGATAATTCTATCATATTCTATTTTCAGGACTATTTGCTTCCGCAGCTTCTCAACAGTGCTCTGGCGGGACGGCCAAGCTGGGTTTATTATACGGAAGGCCTGAAACGCCTGAAGAAACATGATGACAGTTCACAGGTTTCTTATTTACATACTCTGAGGGTGTATTTGGACAATAATCTTTCTGTTACAAAAACTGCTGCGGCGCTTTATCTGCATCGTTCTACTCTGCTCGATCGGTTATCTCATATTACTGCCATGCTTGGCAGTGATCTGAGGGATCCGGACTATTGTCTGACACTTGGGATTATTCTTAGGGCCGAGTTGGAGCAACGACGAATAGAGAAAATTTATCTGAAATAA
- a CDS encoding RNA-binding domain-containing protein: protein MRETRILEFKETITNTFLKTVSAFSNYNGGTILFGVDDNGNVKGLLDVKQACLDIENKINDSISPQPNYTLEIQNNDQTIKLTVKSGFQKPYLYKSKAYKRNDTATIEVDTLEFSRLVLDGKNISFEELPCKDQELSFKILQCKLKENIYIETFNQDTLKTLNLYDNINGYNNAAGLLADKNHFSGIDIVKFGENISIIQKRVTFEHISVLEIYEKALAVFRDYYQYEVIQGADRKMVEKIPEAAFREAIANALIHRVWDINSHIRVSMFDDKIEVVCPGGLPAGITAEEYLSGKLSILRNRNLANVFYRLGLVEIFGTGITRIKQLYAESVIKPEFEVSENAIKIVLPIFETNVNLTEDEKVIYKFLSKTMLKPISEIAPYVPFGKSKTTQLLKAMEKKGVIAVEGKGRGTKYIIK, encoded by the coding sequence ATGCGTGAAACAAGAATATTAGAATTCAAGGAAACGATTACGAATACTTTTTTGAAAACAGTTAGTGCCTTTTCGAATTACAATGGTGGAACAATTCTTTTTGGGGTTGATGATAATGGAAATGTGAAAGGATTGCTAGATGTAAAACAGGCCTGTCTGGATATCGAAAATAAAATCAATGACAGTATATCACCTCAACCAAACTATACACTTGAAATACAGAATAATGACCAGACGATAAAACTTACTGTAAAAAGTGGTTTTCAAAAACCGTATTTATATAAATCAAAAGCATACAAACGAAATGATACAGCAACGATAGAGGTAGATACATTGGAATTTTCAAGGCTTGTATTAGATGGAAAAAATATTAGCTTCGAAGAATTACCTTGTAAAGATCAGGAGCTATCTTTTAAAATTTTACAGTGTAAACTGAAAGAAAATATTTACATTGAAACTTTCAATCAAGATACTTTAAAGACATTGAACCTGTATGACAATATAAATGGTTATAATAATGCAGCGGGACTTTTGGCAGATAAAAATCATTTTTCAGGAATTGATATTGTTAAGTTCGGTGAGAATATCAGTATTATTCAAAAAAGAGTAACGTTTGAACATATATCGGTTTTAGAAATATATGAAAAAGCACTTGCTGTATTTAGAGATTATTACCAATATGAAGTAATACAGGGGGCTGACAGAAAGATGGTAGAGAAAATACCGGAAGCAGCTTTCAGAGAAGCAATTGCAAATGCTTTGATTCATAGGGTATGGGATATTAATTCACACATCAGAGTTTCTATGTTTGATGATAAAATAGAAGTAGTGTGTCCTGGTGGATTGCCGGCTGGAATAACGGCAGAAGAATATTTATCAGGTAAACTATCTATTTTAAGAAATAGAAATCTTGCAAATGTATTTTACAGACTGGGATTAGTAGAGATATTTGGAACAGGAATTACACGAATCAAACAACTGTATGCAGAGAGTGTGATAAAACCAGAATTTGAAGTGTCAGAAAATGCTATAAAAATTGTACTACCGATATTTGAAACGAATGTCAATTTAACCGAAGACGAAAAAGTGATTTACAAATTTTTAAGTAAGACGATGCTGAAACCAATAAGTGAAATTGCACCATATGTCCCATTTGGCAAATCAAAAACAACACAATTACTGAAAGCTATGGAGAAAAAGGGTGTGATTGCAGTTGAAGGAAAAGGCAGAGGAACAAAATATATCATTAAGTGA
- a CDS encoding LysR family transcriptional regulator produces the protein MELRLLRYFLTVAKEQSFTKAAEQLHITQPTLSRQMAAFEEELGVTLFIRSGKKISLTEEGILLKRRALEILNLEEKTLEELKGKEDVVEGTITIGCGEFAAVETLAEICKTYKEKYPLVQIVLHTATADAVYEMMNKGLVDIALFMEPVDTEGLDYIRITDCDHWCVGMRPDDPLAEKEFIRKEDLIGKPLILPERVNVQSELANWFGKDFSKLQIAFTSNLGTNAGVMAANGLGYPVSIEGAAKYWREDILVQRRISPEITTSTVIAWRRNIPYSLAVCKMIEEINAFQA, from the coding sequence ATGGAATTAAGACTATTACGCTATTTTTTGACAGTAGCAAAAGAACAGAGCTTTACAAAAGCAGCAGAACAATTGCATATTACCCAGCCAACGCTATCCAGACAAATGGCGGCATTTGAAGAGGAGCTTGGAGTAACATTATTTATTCGAAGCGGGAAGAAAATTTCGCTTACTGAAGAGGGGATTTTATTAAAAAGGCGTGCCCTGGAGATCCTTAATCTTGAGGAAAAAACACTTGAGGAACTGAAAGGAAAAGAAGATGTTGTAGAGGGAACTATAACCATTGGATGCGGTGAATTTGCAGCGGTGGAGACATTGGCGGAGATATGTAAAACATATAAAGAAAAATACCCGCTGGTTCAGATTGTATTGCATACTGCAACAGCAGATGCAGTGTATGAGATGATGAACAAAGGACTTGTAGATATTGCATTATTCATGGAGCCGGTGGACACCGAAGGGCTGGATTATATCCGGATCACAGATTGCGATCACTGGTGTGTTGGAATGCGGCCGGATGATCCGCTGGCAGAAAAAGAGTTTATAAGAAAAGAAGATCTTATTGGAAAACCATTGATCCTGCCGGAAAGAGTAAATGTTCAAAGTGAACTTGCCAATTGGTTTGGAAAAGACTTTTCGAAACTGCAGATTGCTTTTACAAGTAATCTTGGAACGAATGCCGGAGTTATGGCAGCAAATGGACTGGGCTATCCGGTATCCATCGAAGGTGCTGCAAAGTATTGGCGGGAGGATATTCTTGTACAGCGAAGAATTTCTCCTGAAATCACAACAAGTACTGTGATTGCCTGGAGACGGAATATCCCATATTCTTTGGCAGTCTGTAAAATGATTGAGGAGATTAATGCTTTTCAGGCATAA